The Effusibacillus pohliae DSM 22757 genome segment GCTAAGCATACCCGAACCGGCCAAAAATATTCTGCGCCCGTTCAGTAATAAAATTTGGCAAACCGTTCACAATATGCCTAGTTCAACCTGATTTTTAAGGAGAATCGTTATGCCCGGAATCCACGAGAAAGGGAGACTCGTGCGAGCGCTCCCTGGCAGAGTCCGCGTCGAGGTGCACGGACTCCGACACAATCGACAGGCGGAAAGCTGGATTTTGCAGCGATTTCGGCGGCTGGAAGGGATTTGTAAAGTTTCCCCCTGCGCGCTGACAGGCCGAGTCTTGTTCGTGTACGACGAACAGCGGATCACTTTGCAGGCCATCCTGCAGCACATCCGCTCTTTTGAAGCGCAAATGGTGCAGATGCAGACGGCGGAGCGGGAAGTGGCGCCTGCCGCCCAGCCGGCCGGTGTGACTTCGCTTCCGACCGCTTCCGCAGTCGCAAAAAACGAATATGTGGGCGAACGGGTTCCCCTGGGCTTGGCGTTGTCGGTCGGCGGTTTGGGGGCGCTTGCCGTCAAACAGTTGTGGATTGGCGGACCGTCCGCCCTGGCGCGAAATCCGGCCGCTTTTTACCTGTCCGGATTGGTCTCGGTGGTGATGGGTTATCCGGTTTTCGCCCAGGTCGTTCAGCAGGCGGTGCGCAACGGCAAGCGGAGCGGCAGCAAACCGACGATCGATCCGATTTTTCTGAGTGCGTTGGTGCTGGCGCTGGTGCGGGAAAATTTGGTCGTGCTGTGCGGACTGAGCTTGATCCAGTATCTGAACTGGCAGCGGCAGCAGGCGGCTTTTGAGCAGGACAGCAAAGCGTCGCCCGCCTGGTCCTGTCCGGAAATCAGGCGGTACAGCGAACAGGCGGGCATCTGGGGAATCGCTCTCGCTGCCGCCGCATGGGCGGCCACCCGCAATCCGCTGACCGGGCTGGCCGTGCTGCTGGCGGCCAACCCGCGGCCGGCCACCTTGCCGTCCGATTATGCCTGGCGGCAGGCGGAGGTAATCGCTCGCGAACGAGGATATCAAGTGCCGGACCGCGGTTCCTTGCTGCAACTGGCCCGCACGAAAACCGTTTTGTTCGAAGACACCTCATTGATTTTCAGGCAGGATGACGATTCGGACATCCGCTGCGTTTCGAAGCGGGATCAGGCAGAAAAAATCTGGTGTCTCGCGGCATCCCTCCTGAAGAAAAGCGATCACCCGTGGCGACAGGCGGTGTTCAGGCAGGCGGAAGCAAGCGGTCGCACCGTTCGTACCGCT includes the following:
- a CDS encoding HMA2 domain-containing protein translates to MPGIHEKGRLVRALPGRVRVEVHGLRHNRQAESWILQRFRRLEGICKVSPCALTGRVLFVYDEQRITLQAILQHIRSFEAQMVQMQTAEREVAPAAQPAGVTSLPTASAVAKNEYVGERVPLGLALSVGGLGALAVKQLWIGGPSALARNPAAFYLSGLVSVVMGYPVFAQVVQQAVRNGKRSGSKPTIDPIFLSALVLALVRENLVVLCGLSLIQYLNWQRQQAAFEQDSKASPAWSCPEIRRYSEQAGIWGIALAAAAWAATRNPLTGLAVLLAANPRPATLPSDYAWRQAEVIARERGYQVPDRGSLLQLARTKTVLFEDTSLIFRQDDDSDIRCVSKRDQAEKIWCLAASLLKKSDHPWRQAVFRQAEASGRTVRTAFDVSVTEHGIKGKVNGLEVLLGDREFMRQNGVDCSEYDLEAKRLKKAGYLFQFLAKQEHNQRLCRGLLAGKMGGVTPEFADFVNRAANSKWQIGALHNSLQIDRETLLRKGIEPTWLACEGRRAAHDLHAMLRQGEHVLLVSGDAFGAKELANTMNIPSVSLEQLQDVVPAVEYARRIDQMVRQHLVVAKLWNVVGCLLAIPFGFSSFSINVLADAVFLLLLVRATRVSQLEVPVERAIGERHNLPRVEVAAAVETVDSAV